In Paraglaciecola sp. T6c, the sequence TCAGTACATTGTTAGCCCTTAGCCTTTTACAAGGCTGCGCTGCACTAGTGGTAGGCGCTGGGGTCGGTGCGGCTTCTGCTGCCCACGATCGTCGTTCATTAGGCACTCAGCTTGACGATAAAACCGTTTCAAGTCGTATCTCTATCGCCTTGTCTGACAATAAAGCTATTGACGAGCAAGCGAATATCCATGTTCACGTTTTTAACGGGTCCGTCTTGTTAGTCGGACAAGCACCGAATGAAGCCTTGATCAATCAAGCCCAAGTGGCCGCGACATCTGTGAAAAATATAGAAAAATTGCACAATCAAATTCGACTGGGCTCGCCAGTTTCAGCCAGCACCACCACCCATGACGTATGGCTAACCTCTAAAATCAAAGCCAACCTAGTGGCAGACAAGCGGATAGACGGCTTTCACATTCATGTGGCGGTTGAAAACTCCGAGGTTTTCCTAATGGGTTTGGTTAGCACTAAAGAAGCAGAAATAGCAGCCACAGTGGCGCGTAATATTGATGGCGTGAAACAAGTCATTAAAGCATTTGAATACCTCTAGCAGTACATAACGGCTACATTAAAAGCGCTGCCTGTTAAATCCATGGAGCGCTTTACATCGGCCTCATAAGGTACTTTTTACTTTGTTTCGTAGCTATTTTTTAAACCTTTACTGTTAGGTCATTCAAGCGCCTTGACTAAGTCCTTTTAAGTTTTTCCCTGAGAAGTGAATTGTTCACTGCAATTAGTATTGGGCTTTCATGTGTTCATGCAAGAGCACTGGCATGCTAGCTGTCGAACAATAAACACAAAAAAAGGTGCCTTTTGGCACCTTTTTCTAACGTGTAACACTTTACTTAACAATGGTTAAATTGGGTTTACCCTTTTTACTTGGGGCTGGCGCCTTTTCTGGTGAATCTGATGATTGAACGGGTGTTGGCGTTAAATCACTGCCGTCGCCCTCAAAATCGTCTTCAGGTGTAAACACCGTACCTGCACCATTTTCTTTGGCGTAAATCGCCAAAACCGCCTTACATGGAACAACGATATTACGTGGCACACCGCCGAAACGAGCATCAAAGGTAATTTCGTCGTTGCCTAGTAACAACTTGCCACAAGAGGCGGGAGAAACATTAAGTACTATCTGACCATCACGAACATGTTCTTGTGGCACTAATGTACCTGAAACATGTGCATCAACCACGATATAAGGCGTCAAATTGTTATCCACAATCCATTCGTAGAATGCACGGAGTAAATAAGGCTGATTTGATGTCATATTGTCATTTCCCACTAAAGAGGGTTATGAATTTCGCGTTCTTGGTCCGTCAAAGATGCTTTGAACGAACTTCTTTCGAAAATGCGATTCATATAAGTGCGTACATCTTTTGCGCCAGTGCCCGTCAATTCAATACCAAGAGACGGCAAACGCCACAATAATGGAGCAAGATAACAATCTACGAGACTGAATTCTTCACTCATAAAGAACGGCGTCTCTGCGAACAATGGTGCCAAGCTCAACAACGCTTCACGCAATTCATTACGTGCAGCGGCTACATCGCCTTTACCCGCTAGAATTTGCTCAGCAAGTACATACCAATCATTCTGAATGCGGTGCATAGTCAAGCGGCTTTGGCCACGAGATACAGGATATACAGGCATCAATGGAGGGTGAGGAAAACGCTCGTCCAAATATTCCATGATGATATGAGAATTATAAAGTACCAATTCTCTGTCAACCAAGGTTGGTACCGTGCCATAAGGATTTAAATCAATTAAATCTTCAGACAAGTTGTTTTTCTCGATATAGCTGATTTCTACTCCAACACCTTTTTCAGCAAGTACGATACGCACTTGATGACTATAGATATCAATGGTGTCTGAGAACAACGTCATGATAGAACGTTTATTTGTGGCTACAGCCATTAAGCTTCCTCCTAAATTCAGATATCCAGCTGTTTATATTTACAATAAAGCCTGCTGAAATATCCAATATTACTGTTTTTGCACCCTGGTTGAGGCTGCATCAACAGCAAAACGGTAAATTAATCTACCAGTGATAAGAAAGGGGCACGGGGCCCCTTAAAATTTTGCGGATTATACATTAACTTTTGTAGAATTAATGCACATCTCTCCAATAATCTTTCTTCAGTAAGTAAATAAGTACGAAGAACACCAACAAGAATATTAAGACCCAGCGACCGATACTCTCAGACTCTAAGCGTGAAGGCTCACCTGTGTAAACCAGGTAGTTCACTAAGTCCAAAACGGCACCGTCATATTCTTCTGGGCTCAATTCCCCAGAACCATCAGATTTGATACCTACATAGCGTTCGACCATTTCGCCGTCGACCATATGCTCTTCAGTCGTCTTGCGAGGAACACCTTGCAACTCTTGCAATACATGTGGCATACCCACTTCAGGGAACACTAGGTTATTCACACCAAACGGACGACTCTCGTCGACGTAGAACGTACGTAGATAGGTATACAACCAATCAGCACCACGTACACGAGCTACCAGAGTCAAATCTGGAGGCGGCGCACCGAACCACTTAGCTGCAGCATCAGCAGGCATACCATTTTTAATATACTCGCCGGGCTTTTCGCCTGTGAACTGTAAGTTCTCTTGACCAAGCTCAACAGGGATACCTAAATCTTCGAACGCACGCTGATAACGTTGGTACTGCATTTGGTGACAACCCAAACAGTAGTTCTGAAAGATCTTGGCGCCGTTTTGCAACGATGCCTTGTCTGTTAAGTCGTAGTCAGCGGTGTCTAAGTGAGCACCGCCGCCTGCTGCGAATACTGCATTTGGCAATAAAAATGCTAAAACGAGTATTAACTTCTTCATCCTGTAATCCTCGCTGGAACTGGCTTGGTTCTTTCGTTTTTACTGTATATCCACAGTAAGAAGAAAAAGCCGAAATACATTATGGTCAAAATTTGCGAAGCAATAATTTTCCACGCTTCTTGAGGTGTACCACCTAGGTAGCCTAGGAAGATAAACACGCCGGCAAATACGAGCAGGTTCCAACGGTGCAAGCCACAGCGGTAACGCCAAGACTTAACACGTCCACGGTCAATCCAAGGCAATAGCGCCAATGCCACAATCGCTGCGAACATACAAATTACACCACCCAGTTTATGCGGTACGGCTTTCAAAATTGCATAGAAAGGCGTGAAATACCAAACAGGGAAAATGTGCTCAGGTGTTTTAAGCGGGTTAGCAATTTCAAAGTTAGGGTGCTCTAAGAAATAGCCGCCCATTCCTGGGTTGAAGAACATGACATAGCAAAAAGCGATTAAGAACAGGCTGAACGCCACCAAGTCTTTAAGCACAATATGCGGGAAGAAAGGTACGATATCATCAATGATGTCGTACTTATCTGTGTAGTACTCATGCATCTTAAATTTAGTTTTTTCGGCTTCTGTGAGTGAGCCTTTTTTACGTTTAACGTCGGTTCCATCAGGGTTGTTCGAACCCACTTCGTGAAGCGCAACAATATGTAAAAACACGAGAATAACGATAACCAGCGGTAACGCGATGACGTGCAAAGCAAAGAATCGGTTCAGCGTTGCTCCCGAGATAACATAGTCACCTTGGATCCAAATCACTAGATCTGGGCCAATAACAGGAATAGCACTAAACAAGGATACGATAACCTGTGCTCCCCAGTAAGACATTTGCCCCCAAGGTAATACATACCCCATGAACGCTTCCGCCATCAACGCTAAGTAGATGAACATTCCGAACAACCACAGCAACTCACGTGGTTTCTGGTATGAACCATAAATCATGCCGCGGAACATGTGCAAATACACCACGATAAAGAACGCAGAAGCACCGGTACTGTGCATATAACGTAAGATCCAGCCATATTCTACATCACGCATGATGTATTCAACTGACGCGAATGCGCGCTCGGCTGAAGGCTCAAAACTCATGGTTAACCAAACACCAGTCACGATTTGGTTAACGAGTACGATGGTAGCTAGAAAGCCAAACACGTACCAAAAATTCATATTACGCGGTGCAGGATATTGAATCGCATGCATGTTTGCCACACGCATAATTGGTAAGCGGTATTCAATCCAATCCATTAAATTTTTAAACATATTATGCAGCCCCTTCTTCGGAACCAATCAAAATGGTGTTGTCGTCCAAGTACATATACGGCGGAACAACCAAGTTAAGTGGTGCAGGAACGTTATTGAATACGCGACCAGCCATATCAAATTTAGAACCATGACATGGGCAATGGAAGCCTTCAGGAACGCCTTCAACGTACTCTTCAAAAGCGCCATCTTTTAGATGTTGAGGAGAGCAACCTAGGTGAGTACAGATCCCAACCAACACTGAGTATTCAGCTTTAATGGAACGATATGAATTACGAGCGAACTCAGGTTGTTGATCCTCTTCAGAATTTGGATCTTTCAATAAATCATCAATTTTGGTCAACGATTCAAGCAATTCTGGTGTACGTCTGGTGATCCAAACTGGCTTACTACGCCAAATAACGCGAATAAGCTGTCCAGGCTCGATTTTACTTATATCTGCTTCTACATCAGCACCGGCTGCTCGCGCTTTCACACTGGGGTTCCATGAACCGATGAAAGGTATAGCAGCACCTGCGACACCGACACCACCCACAACGGACGTAGCGACAGTCAAAAAGCGACGTCGATTGTTGTCTTGCGGTTGGTTTTCGGTAACAGACGAATCATTCGCATCTAATGATACATTGCTCATCCAATAATCTCCGAGGGTTGAATTTGCTCACACTTCTTTGCAAAAAAGGCTTTCAATACCTTACGAACTAAAAGAAGTTATAGTTTTGTCATTAACCGAAAATGATAAAAGAAAACCCACAATAAATACAAGGAATTCGTCAATAAAACGAAGAAATACCGAGACTTAAGAGGGAAATTTGTACAAGACGGCATTTTAGCCAAAAATAGGCCAAAAAAAACCCGGCAAATAGCCGGGTTTCGAATTCATAAAAACGATTAACGTTTTGAGAATTGTGGACGCTTACGCGCTTTATGTAGACCCACTTTCTTACGCTCAACTTTACGTGCATCACGGGTTACGAAACCAGCTTTACGTAGAGAAGGACGAAGTGTCTCATCAAATTCCATCAATGCACGAGTGATACCGTGACGAATTGCGCCAGCTTGGCCGCTAATTCCGCCGCCAGCAACTGTGACGTATAGATCGAATTTTTCAGTCATCTCAACCAATTCAAGTGGTTGACGAACAATCATTCGTGCCGTTTCACGACCGAAGAATTCATCTAGAGGACGTTTGTTAACAACGATGTTACCACTACCTGCACGAAGGAAAACACGAGCGGTAGAGCTTTTGCGGCGACCAGTGCCGTAGTATTGAGTATCTGCCATTTTCTATGCTCCTTAAATGTCTAAGACTTGAGGCTGTTGAGCAGCGTGTTTATGCTCAGGACCAGCGAAGACTTTCATTTTGCGGAACATATCGCGTCCAAGAGGACCTTTTGGCAACATACCTTTAACCGCTTTTTCAATGATCATCTCTGGTTTGAAGGCTTGTAACTTCTCAAAGTTAGTCTCTTTAAGACCGCCTGGGTAACCAGTGTGAGAGTAGTACATTTTACCTTTGGCTTTGTTGCCGGTAACAACTACTTTCTCTGCGTTGATCACAACAATGTAATCCCCTGTGTCCACATGAGGTGTGTACTCAGGCTTATGCTTTCCGCGTAAACGGCTAGCAATTTCAGTCGCTAAACGACCTAGTGTTTTGTCTGCGGCGTCTACCACATACCATTCACGTTTTACCGTTTCTGGCTTTGCAACAAAAGTTTTCATCTAATATTACCCAAAAAATATATGTCTAAATGTTACGTTGTTTCTGCTATTTCAAACCGAAGTTTGCAACCTCAGAAACCGCTAAAATCAATACACTGACCCCTTCGAGTCGTACGATTCTTCCACTTTCCCAAAGTGGGTGTAACTGGGCAGGGCGCGAATTATACAGATGTTTTTACGAAACGCGAGCAGAAATTGCGCATTTTTGGCTGGGTATAGCAAGAAAAATTATCTCAATTTGTCAGTGACAACTGGCAATACGAGGAATTTACCACACAGCAAATTCCTCGTATTGCTATTATAAAAAGCCTTGGGCTCTTAACCGTAGGCTTTAAACAATGGCGCTTCACTATAAACTTCATTAAAGATGTCAAAAAAGGTTGGGCTAACACTCAAGTTCATCGCAATTCCTAAGCCTTTTGCTAAGTCGCTGGCTGATACGATGCCACGGATCTGATGCGCTTCGCTGTCAACGACTAAACAATGCTGCAGACCGTTGGCTTTGAGCATTTCGACCAAATCACCGACACTAGAGCGTTTCAACTCTCGCAATAAAATCACTTTTAGATCTGCTTTGGTACGCATAAAGTGACGAACGCATAAGTCTGGGCGCTCAATACCAGAGGCAATGCGCTTTATTTTTTCTTGATCGTTCAAGTCGTCAAGGCTAATCACGCCGATAAACTTGTAGGCGCTATCAAGCACAATTTTCAAGCGTACTTTCTCTTCGATCATACGTTGCTCTACTTCAGAGATAGGCGTATCAGCTTGAATGACAATTGGTTTTGTTTTTTTGAAATCAGTAAACACTGACGTTGCAGGGGAATCAAGGGAAACCCCTTGAAACGTTTCAGGCCAAGCTAATTCATCTAATTGGTTTAATTCGTAAAGGGCGATGTTTTTCATGATTTTCTTCCTCCCCCAGCATTGGGTAACCTAATGCTGGGGTGTTAATTCAATTAATTTATGTCACTGCATTGCTAAGTACAATGCGCGAACTGGATATGGATAAATTAAAGAATGGAAGGCGGGGCGCGAATACTAGTTGAACCAACGGTTTGCCCAATAGACGCCTGTGCTCCCACTGAAAAACGTGTTTGCTTGGCCTTAATGCGCAGTGTTGGATGTTTGAATCCGATATGCAAGTGTTCTTCGCGGTCATCCGCTTCTTGGGATAACTGCAAAGATTGTGAGTCTAATACGTCTGACAGCAACGCACTGCGTTCGATATTTACGTTGCCACTGCTCGCCGCTCGTCCCTCAACACTGAGTAACGAGAACAACAAAGGAAATAACAGGACAAGTAACTTATTCATAATCTAACGCGGTTGATTAAACCCAACACCTCTTGGAAATAAGAATTTTATAAGACTAAATTTTAAATCTACACCGAGTATGTAAAAAGTGAAATCAAAGTTTGTAACAAAGAGCAACATAGATTGTCTCTAAGCAGATTACACATCGGTCTACATAAAGTTAAGGCAACAGATTATTTAGAAAGTTCTTTCGCCTGCTGCCAATATACTTCTAGCTCATCCAGTGATGTGTCACTAATAGCTTTCCCTTGCTGCTGCGCAATAAGCTCAACTTGCCGAAAGCGCTGCTCAAACTTATTAGACGCCTTTCGTAATGCCGTTTGGGCATCCACTTTAACGTGGCGTGCTAAATTCACCACCGAAAAGAGAACGTCACCTATTTCATCTTCAATCGCTGATTGAGCGGGCATTGGCGCATTCACTTCCACTATCACTTCATCAATTTCTTCTTGAAGTTTATCGAAGACCGGCGCCAGCTCAGGCCAATCAAAACCAAATTTCGCGCACTTTTGTTGCAGCTTTTGGGCGCGGAGTAATGGCGACATGCCTGCAGGTACGTTGGCGAGAATACTGTTGTCTGCCGTTTTACCCGCGGCGATGCGCTCTTGAGCTTTAATACTCTCCCATTGGCCTTTGTCTGCTAGCGTGACGTTGCCGTTTTCATCGGCGAATATATGCGGATGACGACGGCGTAACTTAGCGGATATTCCTCGTGCTATATCCTCGAAAGCAAACGCATCTTGCTCTTGAGCCATCTGGGCGTAAAACACCACTTGAAAGAGTAAATCTCCCAGTTCATCACGAATATCTGCCATATCACCCTTATCGATTGCATCGGCGACTTCGTATGCTTCTTCAATCGTATAAGGTGCAATACTGGCGAAGGTCTGTTGCTTATCCCAATCGCAACCATTAGTCGGGTCACGCAAGGTTCGCATAATGCTTAACAGTTCGCTTAACGCGCATTCATTCGCATTGCAGCCCTTGTCCTGTTGATTGTTTATCTCTGGCGCTGATTCGGGTTTCATTAGTTGTCTGTTCGCTGAACCATTGACACACCTTTTATCCCTTCAATACGACTTATCACTCGTGACAGCCCCTGCAGGTCTTTAAGCTCTAATCTTAGGGAAATCCGTGCGAGGCCGAATTTCACATCGCTTGCACTATTGACCCCTAGTAACCCAGCTTTTTCGTTGGCCAGTACAGTCGTGATATCCCGTAATAAACCGTCTCTGTCACTGCAAAACACCTGAATATAAGTCTGGAAAGAGGCATTGATATTACTTGCCCAGTCCACATCAATCTCTCGTTCAGGATGTTGCTCTAATAAGTGACTGAGTTGTTCGCAATCTTCTCTATGTACACTGACGCCGCGGCCCTGAGTGATATAACCTTGAATGGTTTCCCCCGGTAAGGGCTGGCAACAACCAGCAATCTGCGTCATCAGATTTCCTAC encodes:
- the petA gene encoding ubiquinol-cytochrome c reductase iron-sulfur subunit, with translation MSNVSLDANDSSVTENQPQDNNRRRFLTVATSVVGGVGVAGAAIPFIGSWNPSVKARAAGADVEADISKIEPGQLIRVIWRSKPVWITRRTPELLESLTKIDDLLKDPNSEEDQQPEFARNSYRSIKAEYSVLVGICTHLGCSPQHLKDGAFEEYVEGVPEGFHCPCHGSKFDMAGRVFNNVPAPLNLVVPPYMYLDDNTILIGSEEGAA
- the mazG gene encoding nucleoside triphosphate pyrophosphohydrolase, with product MKPESAPEINNQQDKGCNANECALSELLSIMRTLRDPTNGCDWDKQQTFASIAPYTIEEAYEVADAIDKGDMADIRDELGDLLFQVVFYAQMAQEQDAFAFEDIARGISAKLRRRHPHIFADENGNVTLADKGQWESIKAQERIAAGKTADNSILANVPAGMSPLLRAQKLQQKCAKFGFDWPELAPVFDKLQEEIDEVIVEVNAPMPAQSAIEDEIGDVLFSVVNLARHVKVDAQTALRKASNKFEQRFRQVELIAQQQGKAISDTSLDELEVYWQQAKELSK
- the sspA gene encoding stringent starvation protein SspA; this translates as MAVATNKRSIMTLFSDTIDIYSHQVRIVLAEKGVGVEISYIEKNNLSEDLIDLNPYGTVPTLVDRELVLYNSHIIMEYLDERFPHPPLMPVYPVSRGQSRLTMHRIQNDWYVLAEQILAGKGDVAAARNELREALLSLAPLFAETPFFMSEEFSLVDCYLAPLLWRLPSLGIELTGTGAKDVRTYMNRIFERSSFKASLTDQEREIHNPL
- a CDS encoding cytochrome b; this translates as MFKNLMDWIEYRLPIMRVANMHAIQYPAPRNMNFWYVFGFLATIVLVNQIVTGVWLTMSFEPSAERAFASVEYIMRDVEYGWILRYMHSTGASAFFIVVYLHMFRGMIYGSYQKPRELLWLFGMFIYLALMAEAFMGYVLPWGQMSYWGAQVIVSLFSAIPVIGPDLVIWIQGDYVISGATLNRFFALHVIALPLVIVILVFLHIVALHEVGSNNPDGTDVKRKKGSLTEAEKTKFKMHEYYTDKYDIIDDIVPFFPHIVLKDLVAFSLFLIAFCYVMFFNPGMGGYFLEHPNFEIANPLKTPEHIFPVWYFTPFYAILKAVPHKLGGVICMFAAIVALALLPWIDRGRVKSWRYRCGLHRWNLLVFAGVFIFLGYLGGTPQEAWKIIASQILTIMYFGFFFLLWIYSKNERTKPVPARITG
- a CDS encoding ClpXP protease specificity-enhancing factor; this translates as MTSNQPYLLRAFYEWIVDNNLTPYIVVDAHVSGTLVPQEHVRDGQIVLNVSPASCGKLLLGNDEITFDARFGGVPRNIVVPCKAVLAIYAKENGAGTVFTPEDDFEGDGSDLTPTPVQSSDSPEKAPAPSKKGKPNLTIVK
- the dolP gene encoding division/outer membrane stress-associated lipid-binding lipoprotein, whose amino-acid sequence is MLNYHPKLLISTLLALSLLQGCAALVVGAGVGAASAAHDRRSLGTQLDDKTVSSRISIALSDNKAIDEQANIHVHVFNGSVLLVGQAPNEALINQAQVAATSVKNIEKLHNQIRLGSPVSASTTTHDVWLTSKIKANLVADKRIDGFHIHVAVENSEVFLMGLVSTKEAEIAATVARNIDGVKQVIKAFEYL
- the rplM gene encoding 50S ribosomal protein L13 — its product is MKTFVAKPETVKREWYVVDAADKTLGRLATEIASRLRGKHKPEYTPHVDTGDYIVVINAEKVVVTGNKAKGKMYYSHTGYPGGLKETNFEKLQAFKPEMIIEKAVKGMLPKGPLGRDMFRKMKVFAGPEHKHAAQQPQVLDI
- the rpsI gene encoding 30S ribosomal protein S9; the protein is MADTQYYGTGRRKSSTARVFLRAGSGNIVVNKRPLDEFFGRETARMIVRQPLELVEMTEKFDLYVTVAGGGISGQAGAIRHGITRALMEFDETLRPSLRKAGFVTRDARKVERKKVGLHKARKRPQFSKR
- a CDS encoding CBS domain-containing protein, with product MKNIALYELNQLDELAWPETFQGVSLDSPATSVFTDFKKTKPIVIQADTPISEVEQRMIEEKVRLKIVLDSAYKFIGVISLDDLNDQEKIKRIASGIERPDLCVRHFMRTKADLKVILLRELKRSSVGDLVEMLKANGLQHCLVVDSEAHQIRGIVSASDLAKGLGIAMNLSVSPTFFDIFNEVYSEAPLFKAYG
- a CDS encoding cytochrome c1, which produces MKKLILVLAFLLPNAVFAAGGGAHLDTADYDLTDKASLQNGAKIFQNYCLGCHQMQYQRYQRAFEDLGIPVELGQENLQFTGEKPGEYIKNGMPADAAAKWFGAPPPDLTLVARVRGADWLYTYLRTFYVDESRPFGVNNLVFPEVGMPHVLQELQGVPRKTTEEHMVDGEMVERYVGIKSDGSGELSPEEYDGAVLDLVNYLVYTGEPSRLESESIGRWVLIFLLVFFVLIYLLKKDYWRDVH